In Streptomyces sp. P3, one DNA window encodes the following:
- a CDS encoding phosphatidylserine decarboxylase: MPHSQTSAHRDSLVGARLARGASPWLLPTVATAAVSLLRARRSGAAKAVAVPATALAAGMLWFFRDPEREIAEGRVISPADGVVQSIMPWKDGRTRVAIFMSPLNVHVNRAPLAGTVTSVEHIPGGFVPAFNKESENNERVVWHFDTELGDIEMIQIAGAVARRIVPYIPEGTKVEQGERIGLIRFGSRVDIYLPEGVDVAVEVGQKTVAGVTRIDRD, from the coding sequence ATGCCCCACAGCCAAACCTCTGCACACCGCGACAGCCTGGTAGGCGCACGCCTCGCGCGCGGAGCATCGCCGTGGCTTCTGCCGACCGTCGCCACCGCAGCCGTCAGCCTCCTGCGCGCCCGCCGTTCGGGAGCGGCCAAGGCCGTCGCCGTGCCCGCCACCGCTCTCGCGGCGGGCATGCTGTGGTTCTTCCGCGACCCCGAGCGAGAGATCGCGGAGGGCCGGGTCATCTCCCCCGCCGACGGTGTGGTGCAGAGCATCATGCCGTGGAAGGACGGGCGCACCCGGGTCGCGATCTTCATGAGCCCGCTCAACGTCCACGTCAACCGCGCGCCGCTGGCCGGCACCGTGACGTCGGTCGAGCACATCCCCGGCGGATTCGTGCCGGCGTTCAACAAGGAGAGCGAGAACAACGAGCGCGTCGTCTGGCACTTCGACACCGAGCTCGGTGACATCGAGATGATCCAGATCGCCGGAGCCGTGGCCCGCCGCATCGTCCCCTACATCCCCGAGGGCACGAAGGTCGAGCAGGGCGAGCGGATCGGCCTGATCCGCTTCGGCTCGCGCGTCGACATCTACCTGCCCGAGGGCGTGGACGTCGCGGTCGAGGTGGGGCAGAAGACCGTGGCAGGGGTGACTCGCATTGACCGTGATTGA